In Helianthus annuus cultivar XRQ/B chromosome 8, HanXRQr2.0-SUNRISE, whole genome shotgun sequence, a single genomic region encodes these proteins:
- the LOC118481070 gene encoding uncharacterized protein LOC118481070, translated as MNRIPTKDALVRRNISVESDLCVFCHEDLESVDHLFTACVTAHRVWCRFSEWVKIPPIFAFSLTDLTDLHKGINGDKKTKEIVQGLITVTCWCLWKARNAKIFSDGSGNVDEIFGEVKSLSFLWLKSRSSFSNLSWREWYSFPLYMM; from the coding sequence ATGAACAGAATCCCGACTAAAGACGCTTTGGTAAGAAGGAACATCTCGGTTGAGTCGGATTTGTGCGTATTCTGTCACGAAGATTTGGAATCTGTTGATCACCTTTTTACGGCTTGTGTCACGGCTCATCGGGTGTGGTGTCGGTTCAGCGAGTGGGTGAAAATCCCTCCAATTTTCGCCTTCTCATTGACTGACCTTACTGATTTGCATAAAGGTATTAATGGGGACAAAAAAACAAAGGAGATTGTTCAAGGCCTGATCACGGTTACATGTTGGTGCCTTTGGAAAGCGAGAAACGCGAAGATTTTTTCGGATGGGAGCGGTAATGTGGACGAGATCTTTGGGGAGGTTAAATCCCTTAGTTTTCTTTGGCTTAAAAGTAGGTCCTCGTTTAGTAATCTAAGTTGGAGAGAGTGGTATAGTTTTCCTTTGTACATGATGTAA
- the LOC118481071 gene encoding uncharacterized protein LOC118481071, which translates to MDRLPTAEALKKRNVIINPSFCKFCESSEETAEHIFIGCQSAAVIWNIVSSWCKIPGIFAFSVKDLFTIFRDLRVSEKKRDAVQGIVMITCWCIWRARNKARFSDSTFKIENIVSEVKALGFLWFSRRSKYKDLVWDDWCSFVNI; encoded by the coding sequence ATGGATAGATTACCGACTGCGGAGGCATTGAAAAAAAGGAATGTTATCATCAACCCTTCTTTTTGCAAGTTCTGTGAATCGAGTGAAGAGACAGCTGAGCATATCTTCATCGGTTGTCAGTCGGCTGCGGTTATTTGGAACATCGTCAGTTCATGGTGCAAAATCCCCGGTATTTTTGCCTTCTCGGTTAAAGACCTCTTCACGATATTTAGAGATCTAAGGGTTTCGGAGAAGAAGAGAGATGCGGTTCAAGGGATTGTGATGATTACATGTTGGTGCATATGGCGAGCTAGAAACAAGGCTAGATTCTCGGATTCCACGTTTAAGATTGAAAATATCGTCAGTGAAGTTAAGGCCTTGggatttttatggttttcgagaAGATCCAAGTATAAAGATTTAGTTTGGGACGATTGGTGTTCATTTGTAAATATATAA